Proteins encoded by one window of Candidatus Roizmanbacteria bacterium CG_4_9_14_0_2_um_filter_38_17:
- a CDS encoding excinuclease ABC subunit B (The UvrABC repair system catalyzes the recognition and processing of DNA lesions. The beta-hairpin of the Uvr-B subunit is inserted between the strands, where it probes for the presence of a lesion): MNKFKLVSSFKPTGDQPEAIDKLIEGIKVKHKHQVLLGVTGSGKTFTVANVIHKLNLPTLVISHNKTLAGQLYQEFRDFFPENAISYFVSYYDYYQPEAYIPHSDTYIEKETAINEEIDKLRLKATANLLTRSDTLVVASVSSIYNIGSPEKYGYFAIKLKVKDQLDRIDLFSKLTQLQYSRGSYEFVRGTFRVRGDSIDIYPAYTDIAYRIQLKGNIIYKIVELDPLTGMQETELNEFELFPAKHYIADPDQQKETFKVIRRDLHEQVNKFKNENKLIEAQRLNQRVNFDLEMLNELGYVNGIENYSRYFDGRAPGEPPYSLMDYFNYRYKNNWLLVIDESHMTIPQIRGMYKGDMSRKKTLIDYGFRLPAAIDNRPLRFDEYLRRTHQTIYTSATPSDWEKSLSQQVVQQLVRPTGLLDPEIEIRSSKNQIRDLISEILIRKQKGERVLVTTFTKKIAEDLSKFIGDYQELQRLDKDLAQEAEKLNLKVQYLHSDVDTLDRQDILDDLRLGTYDVLVGINLLREGLDLPEVSLVAILDADKEGFLRSETSLIQTMGRAARHENGHVIMYADKVTNSMKKAIDEVSRRRKVQKQYNINNGITPTGISKPIRDKLIERTKKDKNSKQKAEVMIREDYNQLLPNEQIKYIKELTKMMKTAARELNFEEASFLRDKISGMKNL; this comes from the coding sequence ATGAACAAATTTAAGCTAGTATCATCCTTTAAGCCTACTGGTGATCAGCCAGAGGCAATAGATAAACTAATAGAAGGTATTAAAGTCAAGCATAAGCACCAGGTTCTTCTGGGAGTAACAGGTAGTGGAAAGACTTTTACAGTAGCCAATGTAATTCACAAGCTTAATCTACCTACTTTAGTCATTTCTCACAACAAGACTTTAGCTGGTCAGCTATATCAAGAATTTAGGGATTTTTTTCCAGAGAATGCCATCTCCTATTTTGTATCCTATTATGATTATTACCAGCCTGAAGCATATATTCCTCACTCAGACACATATATAGAAAAAGAGACTGCTATAAATGAGGAGATAGACAAGCTAAGGCTTAAAGCTACTGCCAATCTTCTTACCAGATCAGATACATTAGTTGTTGCATCTGTTTCCTCAATATATAACATTGGCTCACCCGAAAAATATGGCTATTTTGCCATTAAACTTAAAGTAAAAGATCAACTTGATCGCATAGACCTATTCTCTAAATTAACTCAACTTCAGTACAGTAGAGGAAGTTATGAATTTGTAAGAGGTACCTTTCGAGTTCGTGGTGATTCCATAGATATTTACCCTGCCTACACAGACATTGCCTATAGGATTCAGCTCAAGGGAAATATAATCTACAAGATTGTCGAACTAGATCCCCTCACTGGCATGCAGGAAACTGAGTTAAACGAGTTTGAGTTATTTCCTGCTAAACACTACATTGCAGACCCAGATCAACAAAAAGAAACATTCAAAGTTATCAGAAGAGATCTTCATGAACAAGTAAACAAATTTAAGAACGAAAATAAACTAATCGAAGCGCAACGCCTTAATCAGCGAGTTAACTTTGACTTAGAAATGCTCAATGAGCTTGGGTATGTTAATGGTATCGAAAACTACTCACGATATTTTGACGGCAGAGCTCCAGGCGAGCCACCCTACTCTCTGATGGATTACTTTAATTATCGCTACAAAAATAACTGGCTCTTGGTTATAGACGAAAGCCATATGACCATTCCCCAGATTAGAGGTATGTATAAGGGGGATATGTCCAGAAAAAAAACCCTTATAGATTATGGTTTTCGTTTACCAGCTGCCATAGATAATAGACCACTTCGTTTTGATGAATACCTGCGGCGCACACACCAGACTATCTATACATCAGCTACCCCAAGTGACTGGGAAAAAAGCCTCTCGCAACAGGTCGTTCAGCAACTAGTCCGACCTACTGGGTTATTAGATCCTGAAATTGAAATAAGATCTAGTAAGAACCAGATCAGAGATCTAATCTCAGAGATTCTTATACGAAAACAAAAAGGAGAAAGAGTTCTTGTAACCACCTTTACAAAAAAAATAGCCGAAGACCTAAGTAAATTTATTGGTGATTATCAAGAACTTCAAAGACTAGATAAAGATCTAGCCCAAGAGGCTGAAAAACTCAATTTAAAGGTTCAATATTTACATTCTGATGTAGATACCCTAGACAGACAAGACATCTTGGATGACTTGAGACTTGGAACTTATGATGTATTAGTTGGAATTAATTTGCTAAGAGAAGGATTAGACCTACCCGAAGTTTCGCTGGTAGCGATACTAGATGCGGACAAAGAGGGATTTCTTCGCTCCGAAACTAGCCTTATTCAGACAATGGGTAGAGCAGCACGCCACGAAAATGGTCACGTTATTATGTACGCAGACAAAGTTACAAATTCCATGAAAAAAGCTATTGATGAAGTTAGTCGCAGGCGTAAAGTACAAAAGCAGTACAACATAAACAATGGTATCACTCCAACTGGTATCAGTAAACCAATTAGAGATAAGCTTATCGAAAGAACGAAAAAAGATAAAAACTCAAAGCAGAAGGCAGAGGTAATGATCCGCGAAGACTACAATCAACTACTACCAAATGAGCAAATCAAATATATTAAAGAGCTCACAAAAATGATGAAAACTGCCGCCCGAGAACTAAACTTTGAAGAGGCAAGTTTTCTTAGAGATAAAATCTCCGGTATGAAAAATTTGTAA
- the pgk gene encoding phosphoglycerate kinase: MILNSIYDVDFRNKKVFLRVDYNVSLNSDNSISNDTRITQTLPTIKYLIDKGAGLVLASHLGRPGGKVDKRYSMSAVAIRLGEHLGKKIRVIPDYWKSKIVVKPGEVVMLENLRFHNGEESNDQKLAKYISSFVDIYVNDAFGSSHRAHMSIVGIASHLPAYAGLLLQKEITLIDKLLNKRKGSLTVVIGGAKTPEKIGVINNLLTKADTILLGGAVANTFLSTWGIKTGVSLVDHEMTEMARQIMWKATQSNVKLILPEDVVVSNTKQTREPVEISYKEVPGHLAIYDIGSKARKKYADEILSSDSVIWNGPMGLFEKPQFIAGTKSVMDAMVKCKGTTVIGGGDTLTALQDKKQLNHITHISTGGGALLEYLEKESLPGIDIVKNS; this comes from the coding sequence ATGATATTAAATTCAATTTATGATGTTGATTTTCGCAATAAAAAAGTTTTTCTGCGAGTCGATTATAACGTCTCCCTAAATTCGGATAATAGTATTAGTAATGACACTAGAATCACTCAGACTTTACCGACCATAAAATATCTGATAGATAAGGGTGCTGGTTTAGTTTTAGCTTCTCACTTGGGAAGACCTGGTGGAAAGGTTGATAAAAGATACAGTATGAGTGCTGTTGCTATTCGTTTAGGTGAGCATTTGGGTAAAAAGATAAGAGTTATTCCAGATTACTGGAAAAGTAAAATAGTAGTTAAGCCAGGCGAAGTGGTTATGCTTGAAAACCTTCGTTTTCACAATGGAGAAGAGAGCAATGATCAAAAACTGGCTAAATATATTTCTAGTTTTGTGGATATCTATGTTAATGATGCCTTCGGCTCATCGCATAGAGCGCATATGTCTATAGTTGGAATCGCCAGTCATCTTCCGGCATATGCTGGTTTATTACTTCAGAAAGAAATTACATTAATAGACAAACTTCTGAATAAAAGGAAAGGTTCTTTAACAGTTGTTATTGGTGGAGCTAAAACGCCTGAGAAAATAGGAGTTATAAATAACTTATTAACTAAAGCAGATACAATATTGTTGGGTGGAGCAGTAGCTAATACCTTTTTATCTACGTGGGGAATAAAAACTGGAGTTTCTCTAGTTGACCATGAGATGACAGAAATGGCAAGGCAAATTATGTGGAAAGCCACACAATCAAATGTTAAGTTAATATTACCTGAGGATGTTGTAGTCTCTAATACAAAGCAAACTAGGGAGCCTGTAGAAATATCATATAAAGAAGTGCCAGGTCATTTAGCTATTTATGATATTGGATCTAAAGCAAGAAAAAAATATGCAGATGAAATACTATCTTCTGATTCTGTTATCTGGAATGGGCCAATGGGATTATTTGAAAAACCACAGTTTATAGCAGGAACTAAGTCTGTGATGGATGCAATGGTTAAGTGCAAAGGGACAACTGTTATTGGAGGAGGGGATACTTTGACTGCTCTGCAGGACAAAAAACAACTCAACCATATTACTCATATCTCCACAGGTGGAGGCGCGCTGCTTGAATATCTTGAAAAGGAATCGCTACCAGGGATAGATATTGTTAAAAATTCATAA
- the lexA gene encoding repressor LexA yields MPSATKKTLTPRQKQVLDFIKSYISQNDYAPTYEEIGKAVKLSSTATIHNHIKALEKKGYIQKQRNVTRGLVVLNQEDELSTSTITIQVLGKITGTTPLVEGGASRGSIELSSSLITGVNLETCYALEVWGPQLISEGLLSGDIIIFQYTEVVEDGKVYLVVINNGTATIRTVYQQEKSYKLESAINPINNTLTENVQIHGRALLVIRSY; encoded by the coding sequence ATGCCGAGCGCAACAAAAAAAACTCTTACTCCACGCCAAAAACAGGTTTTAGATTTTATTAAGAGCTATATTTCCCAGAACGACTATGCACCAACATACGAAGAGATAGGTAAAGCTGTTAAGCTTTCTTCTACTGCAACTATCCATAACCATATTAAGGCATTAGAAAAAAAAGGCTATATCCAAAAACAGAGAAATGTAACACGTGGCTTGGTTGTTTTAAACCAAGAAGATGAGCTAAGTACCTCAACAATAACTATCCAAGTACTTGGTAAGATTACAGGGACCACCCCACTAGTTGAAGGAGGCGCATCTCGTGGGTCTATTGAGCTATCTAGCTCATTAATAACTGGAGTTAACCTAGAAACCTGTTATGCATTGGAAGTTTGGGGACCCCAGCTAATTTCAGAAGGCTTACTCTCGGGTGACATTATAATCTTTCAATATACCGAAGTGGTTGAAGATGGAAAAGTTTATCTAGTAGTTATTAACAATGGAACTGCTACCATAAGAACAGTTTACCAACAGGAAAAATCATACAAACTTGAATCTGCAATAAACCCCATTAATAATACTTTAACGGAGAATGTTCAAATACATGGGAGAGCTCTTTTAGTTATTCGGAGCTACTAA
- a CDS encoding phosphoenolpyruvate synthase: MAHSPYVVWFDEVDKGDINSVGGKGANLGEMTKAGIPVPTGFIVTAQAYFKFIKDAGIKEEITHELKKININNSKILQSGAKKIRDIIKKADIPEEIVKDIFTHYHKLPKHLGKRKLTFKRLAKQLKEPLVAVRSSATAEDLPGASFAGQQETFLNVQGDANLIYTVRKAWASLFTARAIFYREEKKFDHMKVGIALPVQKMIESKTSGIMFTLDPITNNKEHVVIEAIYGLGELIVQGAVTPDHYIINKTNLDIIAKHLGIQEEKMVLKGNNNVIQKLKSSEGGKQKITDAQIKAIAKYGKELEKHYYFPQDVEWAIEDDLVFILQTRPVTTSGGKKQKDNSTSLDGLKELLSGSPASPGIGSGRVVIIKEASEINKVKSGDVLVSEMTDPDFVPAMRRASGVITDKGGRTSHAAIVSRELGIPAVVGTKNATKELHNNLTVTVDGSTGKVYEGSPVRGKIDLSTKEVRPTMKIKTATHVYCNLATPDRVDEVANMNVDGIGLLRAEFMIASIGYHPKYLIEQKKTKLFIDKMTEQISEFCKHFGPDRPVVYRATDFKSNEYHNLKGGSSYEAKEENPMLGFRGAYRYISDPKVFQLELKVIRNLRDKLGYRNLWLMIPFVRTVEELKLVKRLIQEAGLHRSGSFKLWMMVELPSNVILIEDFIEAGIDGVSIGSNDLTQLTLGVDRDSEKVSKEFNELNGAVLWSIERVIKAAAKHKITASICGQAASDYPDLIEKLVEWGTTSVSVNPDAVDQTRELIYQCENRLILKKSRS, encoded by the coding sequence ATGGCACATTCTCCATATGTTGTTTGGTTTGATGAAGTAGATAAAGGAGACATTAATTCTGTAGGTGGAAAAGGAGCTAACTTAGGCGAAATGACCAAAGCGGGTATTCCTGTTCCCACAGGTTTTATAGTTACCGCACAGGCATATTTTAAGTTTATCAAAGATGCAGGGATTAAAGAGGAGATAACTCACGAGTTAAAAAAGATTAACATCAATAACTCAAAAATCTTACAAAGTGGAGCAAAAAAAATAAGAGATATTATTAAAAAGGCAGACATACCAGAGGAAATAGTAAAGGATATATTTACTCATTACCACAAACTTCCTAAGCATCTAGGAAAGCGCAAGCTAACATTTAAAAGACTGGCAAAACAGTTGAAAGAGCCATTAGTAGCAGTAAGATCATCAGCCACGGCTGAAGACTTACCAGGAGCCTCATTTGCTGGTCAGCAAGAAACTTTTCTTAATGTGCAAGGAGACGCTAACCTAATATACACAGTAAGAAAAGCTTGGGCTTCTTTATTCACGGCTCGTGCCATTTTTTATAGAGAGGAAAAAAAGTTTGACCATATGAAAGTAGGTATTGCTTTACCTGTGCAAAAAATGATCGAGTCTAAGACTTCTGGAATTATGTTTACTCTTGACCCTATTACTAATAATAAAGAGCACGTTGTGATTGAGGCAATATATGGCTTGGGCGAGTTAATCGTGCAGGGAGCAGTTACTCCAGATCACTATATTATAAATAAAACTAACTTAGACATTATTGCTAAACACCTTGGAATACAAGAAGAAAAAATGGTTTTGAAAGGAAATAATAATGTTATTCAAAAATTAAAGAGTAGTGAAGGTGGTAAGCAAAAGATAACTGATGCCCAAATTAAAGCCATTGCCAAATATGGTAAAGAGCTGGAAAAGCATTATTATTTTCCTCAGGATGTTGAATGGGCTATTGAAGATGATCTAGTATTTATCTTACAAACCAGACCTGTAACTACATCTGGAGGTAAAAAACAAAAGGATAATTCAACATCTCTAGATGGTCTTAAAGAGTTATTAAGTGGTAGCCCAGCTTCTCCAGGTATTGGCTCGGGTAGAGTTGTAATTATTAAAGAGGCCAGTGAAATTAATAAAGTTAAGTCAGGAGATGTCCTTGTTTCAGAAATGACAGACCCAGACTTTGTTCCTGCAATGAGAAGAGCAAGTGGCGTAATTACAGATAAAGGTGGACGTACATCACATGCTGCAATTGTATCTAGGGAATTAGGAATTCCTGCAGTTGTTGGTACAAAGAATGCAACAAAAGAATTACATAATAACTTAACAGTGACTGTTGACGGGAGCACTGGCAAGGTGTATGAGGGCTCACCAGTAAGAGGAAAGATAGACTTATCTACTAAAGAAGTACGCCCAACTATGAAAATAAAGACAGCTACTCATGTCTACTGTAATCTGGCTACACCAGATAGAGTTGATGAAGTTGCTAACATGAACGTAGATGGAATCGGGCTACTAAGAGCTGAGTTTATGATTGCGAGCATAGGATATCATCCAAAATACTTGATCGAGCAAAAAAAGACAAAGTTATTTATAGATAAAATGACCGAGCAAATAAGCGAGTTTTGTAAACACTTTGGTCCAGATAGACCTGTTGTATATAGAGCTACTGACTTTAAAAGCAATGAATATCATAATCTTAAAGGTGGTAGTTCTTATGAAGCAAAAGAGGAAAACCCAATGTTAGGATTTAGGGGGGCATACAGGTATATATCTGATCCAAAAGTATTTCAACTTGAATTGAAGGTTATTAGAAACCTCAGGGATAAACTAGGGTATAGGAACTTGTGGTTAATGATTCCATTTGTTAGAACAGTTGAAGAATTGAAACTTGTTAAAAGGTTGATACAGGAAGCGGGTCTACATAGATCTGGATCCTTTAAGCTATGGATGATGGTAGAACTACCTTCAAATGTAATACTTATTGAAGATTTTATAGAGGCAGGAATTGATGGTGTATCGATTGGTTCCAATGATTTAACTCAACTAACCCTTGGTGTCGATCGTGATTCAGAAAAAGTAAGCAAGGAGTTTAATGAGCTAAACGGTGCAGTACTTTGGTCAATAGAGAGAGTTATTAAAGCTGCAGCAAAACACAAAATTACAGCTTCAATTTGCGGACAAGCAGCTAGTGACTATCCAGATTTAATTGAAAAGTTAGTTGAGTGGGGAACGACGTCTGTTTCAGTTAATCCAGATGCAGTTGACCAAACTAGAGAGCTGATTTATCAATGCGAAAATAGATTAATTTTAAAAAAAAGTAGAAGTTGA
- a CDS encoding acetate--CoA ligase produces the protein MQSKIIPVVDKKLSFTPNLVNYDASHSKFSYKDYENELDWFDKDHINAGYNAIDRNAFGPRKNKVALYWEGANGSEMQFTFLQMSLASNRFANMLKSLGVDKGDRVFLFLPRIPELFISFIGTLKRGAIAGTLFAAFGPQALQDRLSNSGAKVVITTPELKSRIDGIRDKLPELEHVIVVDGKTRRSFWEEKYISTRKSDSYYDLFTTASEKFAPMHTSLDDPAFMLYTSGTTGKPKGVVHRHYAIVHEYLTAKWVLDLKEDDVYWCTADPGWVTGIAYENLGNWANGASTLIYEGRFSPEKWYSLIEEYKVNVWYTAPTAIRMLAASGKELVDKYDLSSLRHLCSVGEPLNPKAVNWGKKVFGYPFHDNFWQTETGGIVIANYPSLPIKPGSMGKPVPGVSASVVDDEGKPVPVGKEGALVLKPGWASMMQKIWKRPKKYDSYFKNGWYITGDRAFMDEDGYFWFVGRDDDVIKTAGERVGPYEVESALVEHEAVIEAGVIGIPDEMRGSIIKAFVKLKPGYKASEKLKEDVAQYVKKHLAGHAYPREIEFVDKLPKTRSGKIMRRVLKARELGQEVGDTSTLQEY, from the coding sequence ATGCAGAGTAAAATAATTCCAGTTGTAGACAAAAAGTTAAGTTTCACTCCTAATCTTGTTAACTATGACGCTTCACATTCAAAATTTTCTTATAAAGATTATGAAAATGAACTAGATTGGTTTGATAAAGATCATATAAATGCTGGCTACAACGCAATTGATCGCAATGCATTTGGACCGAGAAAAAACAAAGTAGCCTTATACTGGGAGGGAGCGAACGGTAGTGAAATGCAGTTTACCTTCCTACAGATGTCTTTAGCTTCAAATAGATTTGCCAATATGCTTAAAAGTTTGGGAGTTGACAAGGGAGATCGAGTTTTCTTATTTTTACCAAGGATTCCTGAATTATTCATTTCTTTTATTGGAACGCTAAAAAGAGGAGCCATTGCGGGAACGCTTTTTGCAGCATTTGGACCACAGGCACTACAGGATAGATTGAGTAATAGTGGAGCAAAAGTAGTGATAACTACGCCAGAACTTAAATCAAGAATCGATGGAATCCGAGACAAGCTACCAGAACTTGAGCATGTGATTGTAGTAGATGGGAAAACCCGCAGATCTTTTTGGGAAGAGAAATACATATCAACTAGGAAGTCTGACTCATACTATGATCTATTTACGACAGCTAGTGAAAAATTTGCACCGATGCATACTTCATTGGATGATCCTGCTTTTATGCTTTATACGTCTGGGACCACTGGTAAACCTAAAGGGGTTGTTCATAGACATTATGCAATAGTTCATGAGTATTTAACAGCTAAATGGGTACTTGATCTAAAAGAAGATGATGTCTACTGGTGCACTGCGGATCCTGGTTGGGTTACTGGTATTGCATACGAAAACTTAGGCAACTGGGCTAATGGAGCATCCACACTAATTTATGAGGGTAGATTTAGTCCTGAAAAGTGGTACTCACTAATTGAAGAGTATAAAGTTAATGTTTGGTATACAGCACCAACAGCTATAAGAATGTTAGCTGCGTCAGGAAAAGAGCTAGTAGATAAATATGATCTCTCAAGCCTTCGTCATCTATGTTCTGTTGGCGAGCCACTTAATCCCAAGGCGGTAAACTGGGGAAAAAAGGTGTTCGGGTATCCATTCCATGATAATTTTTGGCAGACTGAAACTGGAGGTATTGTAATCGCTAATTATCCATCTCTGCCAATTAAGCCAGGATCAATGGGTAAGCCAGTTCCAGGGGTATCCGCAAGTGTAGTGGATGATGAAGGAAAACCTGTACCAGTTGGAAAAGAGGGAGCATTAGTGTTGAAACCTGGTTGGGCTTCAATGATGCAAAAAATCTGGAAAAGACCAAAGAAATATGATAGTTACTTTAAAAATGGCTGGTATATTACCGGTGACCGAGCATTTATGGATGAGGATGGTTATTTCTGGTTTGTTGGGCGCGATGACGATGTTATAAAAACAGCGGGAGAGAGAGTCGGACCTTATGAGGTTGAGTCAGCGCTAGTCGAGCATGAAGCTGTTATTGAAGCTGGGGTTATAGGTATACCTGATGAAATGAGAGGGTCAATTATTAAAGCATTTGTTAAACTGAAACCTGGATATAAGGCAAGTGAAAAGTTAAAGGAGGACGTTGCTCAATATGTTAAAAAGCACCTGGCTGGACATGCTTATCCAAGAGAAATAGAATTTGTAGATAAATTGCCAAAGACTAGATCAGGAAAGATTATGAGAAGAGTGCTAAAAGCAAGAGAACTAGGCCAGGAAGTAGGCGATACCTCTACGCTACAAGAATACTAA
- the gap gene encoding type I glyceraldehyde-3-phosphate dehydrogenase, giving the protein MLRLGINGVGRIGRAVTRLALLRDDLRVVAINSKSSADSHAYLLTYDSVHGRLSKRVTSSKNNIIIGNKIIKCFRENQPKNIPWGQEKVDIVIESSGVFNDKNSASDHLGNSVKKVIISAPCNDADRTIVMGVNEEDYDPDQDQVISNASCTTNALAPICKVLEESFGINKGMATTIHAATSTQSVLDKSSKKDFRKGRSTMNNIIPSSTGAAKALGQVLPNLSGKIDAMAMRVPVLNGSVVDLKVELKKNVTKDEVLSAFTSSKMINNGILEISSSPLVSQDIVGNTASCIVDSEFVSVIGGNLVTVLAWYDNEMGYSARLLDLAAYITA; this is encoded by the coding sequence ATGCTGAGGCTTGGCATTAATGGAGTTGGAAGGATTGGTCGAGCAGTAACACGGCTTGCACTTTTACGGGATGACCTACGGGTAGTTGCCATAAATAGTAAATCATCAGCAGATTCACATGCGTATTTACTTACATATGATTCTGTTCATGGAAGATTATCTAAGCGGGTAACAAGTAGTAAAAATAACATTATTATTGGAAATAAAATTATTAAGTGTTTTAGAGAAAATCAACCAAAGAATATCCCTTGGGGGCAAGAAAAAGTAGATATAGTCATAGAATCTAGCGGTGTTTTTAATGACAAGAATTCGGCGAGTGATCACTTAGGAAATAGTGTTAAAAAGGTTATTATTTCAGCACCATGCAACGATGCAGATAGGACTATAGTTATGGGTGTTAATGAGGAAGATTATGATCCTGATCAAGATCAGGTCATATCAAATGCGTCGTGTACAACTAACGCTCTTGCACCTATATGTAAAGTACTTGAAGAGAGTTTTGGTATTAATAAGGGAATGGCGACCACTATACACGCTGCAACTTCCACTCAATCAGTATTAGACAAATCAAGTAAAAAAGACTTTAGAAAAGGAAGATCAACTATGAATAATATAATTCCCTCAAGTACCGGTGCAGCTAAAGCCTTGGGTCAGGTTTTGCCTAACCTTTCAGGTAAAATTGATGCCATGGCAATGAGAGTGCCAGTTCTTAATGGTTCAGTTGTAGATCTGAAGGTTGAGTTAAAAAAAAATGTAACAAAGGATGAAGTACTATCTGCATTTACTAGCTCCAAAATGATTAATAATGGAATATTAGAGATTAGCTCCTCGCCACTTGTTTCACAGGATATTGTGGGGAACACAGCTTCATGTATAGTTGATAGTGAGTTTGTAAGCGTTATTGGAGGTAATTTAGTTACAGTTCTAGCTTGGTATGATAATGAAATGGGCTACTCAGCAAGGCTTTTAGACCTAGCAGCATACATAACTGCATGA